A genomic window from Micromonospora violae includes:
- a CDS encoding helix-turn-helix transcriptional regulator, giving the protein MGDKGPGELMGPYEIGQRLNVSRSRFQQIAMRPSFPKPYQELRGMKVWLRADVEAWIAEHRPPRPTDGDEAE; this is encoded by the coding sequence GTGGGAGACAAGGGGCCGGGCGAGCTGATGGGGCCGTATGAGATCGGCCAGCGGCTGAACGTCTCCCGGAGCCGGTTCCAGCAAATCGCCATGCGGCCGAGCTTCCCGAAGCCTTACCAGGAGCTACGCGGCATGAAGGTGTGGCTGCGCGCCGACGTGGAGGCGTGGATCGCCGAGCACCGCCCGCCGCGCCCCACCGATGGCGACGAGGCCGAGTAG
- a CDS encoding TetR/AcrR family transcriptional regulator, whose product MSVETAPRRRRLEPDARRGQILACAVRLFGERPYADVSTTDVAREAGVARGLVNHYFGAKKDLYLEVVRVMVTIPEVALERLPKGDLRTRVDASVTWFLDVVSRHSTSWLAAVTARGVGGDADVERVLAEAEEVAADRMLVAVGLAGEAEHREELRGMVRAYGGLATSTAREWLQRGALTRAQVHLLLTTTLLTIVEQVIPQVIDGSARPAHPAKPPA is encoded by the coding sequence ATGAGTGTCGAGACGGCTCCGCGCCGCCGCCGGTTGGAGCCGGACGCCCGGCGTGGGCAGATCCTGGCCTGCGCGGTCCGGCTGTTCGGTGAGCGCCCATACGCCGACGTGTCGACTACCGACGTCGCCCGCGAGGCCGGTGTTGCTCGCGGCCTGGTCAACCACTACTTCGGTGCGAAGAAGGACCTCTATCTGGAGGTTGTCCGGGTCATGGTGACCATCCCGGAGGTTGCCCTGGAACGGCTGCCCAAGGGTGATCTTCGGACTCGGGTCGACGCCAGCGTCACCTGGTTCCTCGACGTGGTGTCCCGGCACAGCACCTCGTGGCTGGCGGCGGTCACCGCCCGAGGGGTGGGCGGCGACGCCGACGTGGAGCGGGTGCTCGCCGAGGCCGAGGAGGTCGCCGCGGACCGGATGCTGGTCGCCGTCGGGTTGGCCGGCGAGGCGGAGCACCGCGAGGAGTTGCGCGGGATGGTTCGCGCGTACGGCGGGCTGGCGACGTCGACCGCCCGCGAGTGGCTCCAGCGCGGCGCGCTGACCCGCGCCCAGGTGCACCTGCTGCTCACCACCACCCTGCTGACCATCGTCGAGCAGGTCATCCCGCAGGTCATCGACGGTTCGGCCCGGCCGGCGCACCCGGCCAAGCCACCGGCGTAG
- a CDS encoding MBL fold metallo-hydrolase — MTTSALSYEVFVSDGPMRAGDRRMPDGSRLYGSPVASTLIFGAEEALLVDPPFTHEQIAKVGDWIAQSGKRLTYIYATHGHGDHWFGAAELVKRFPGAVTYATPGTIEVMHQQATVGRSEVFDRDFPGLIPESPVDAVPVPAEGFLLEGNLIQPVETGHTDTDRSTVLHVPSIGLVVAGDVVYNGVHQYISESANGGLRQWLDALDRVEALAPRAVVASHKNRDLPDDPASIDETRQYLLNVERLLAEKQTAREFFDEIVRLYPDRLNPGPAWYGALALLGK, encoded by the coding sequence ATGACCACATCTGCCCTGTCCTACGAGGTATTCGTCTCAGACGGCCCGATGCGAGCCGGTGATCGGCGCATGCCGGACGGGTCGCGGCTCTACGGGAGCCCGGTCGCGTCCACGTTGATCTTCGGGGCCGAGGAGGCCCTTCTCGTGGACCCACCCTTCACCCACGAGCAGATCGCGAAGGTGGGCGACTGGATCGCCCAGTCGGGTAAGCGGCTGACGTACATCTACGCCACCCACGGGCACGGCGACCACTGGTTCGGTGCGGCTGAGCTGGTCAAGCGCTTCCCCGGTGCCGTCACCTACGCGACGCCCGGCACCATCGAGGTCATGCACCAGCAGGCCACGGTTGGCCGGAGTGAGGTGTTCGACCGGGATTTCCCCGGCCTGATCCCGGAGTCGCCGGTTGACGCGGTGCCCGTGCCGGCCGAAGGGTTCCTGCTGGAGGGCAACCTCATCCAGCCCGTCGAGACCGGGCACACCGACACCGACCGGTCCACCGTGCTGCACGTCCCGTCGATCGGCCTGGTGGTCGCCGGTGACGTCGTCTACAACGGGGTTCACCAGTACATCTCGGAGAGCGCCAACGGGGGCCTGCGGCAGTGGCTCGACGCCCTCGACCGCGTCGAGGCGCTCGCACCCCGCGCAGTCGTCGCCAGCCACAAGAACCGGGACCTCCCCGACGACCCGGCCAGCATCGACGAGACCCGGCAGTACCTGCTGAACGTGGAGCGGCTGTTGGCCGAGAAGCAGACCGCCCGCGAGTTCTTCGACGAGATCGTGCGACTCTACCCAGACCGGCTCAATCCGGGACCGGCATGGTACGGGGCGCTTGCCCTGCTCGGGAAGTGA
- a CDS encoding CGNR zinc finger domain-containing protein: MVPSIPDHPADVVVGSWPATARYDLDAAPGSLGLVQDLLNTISAGAPRQPDLLDDLGSATEWARLAVAQWSTATGRPAPDVPLDPAGLRALRILREELLDGIDSRLRGTPDLGQSAEASDRVPAGTRATEATLRLDRDGSVHLDPAGIGADLLISLILAGLFEAQLADVGRRIKTCRNPRCRVAFYDRSRNNSGVWHSVRVCGHPTNLRAHRARQRQVD; encoded by the coding sequence ATGGTGCCTTCGATCCCCGACCACCCGGCAGATGTGGTGGTCGGGTCGTGGCCTGCCACCGCGAGGTACGACCTGGACGCCGCCCCAGGCAGCCTCGGGCTCGTTCAGGATCTGCTCAACACGATCTCGGCCGGCGCGCCACGGCAACCGGACCTCCTCGACGATCTGGGCAGCGCCACGGAGTGGGCACGGCTGGCCGTCGCGCAGTGGTCGACGGCCACCGGGCGGCCGGCACCCGACGTCCCACTCGATCCGGCGGGGCTCCGGGCGCTGCGGATCCTCCGCGAGGAGTTGCTGGACGGGATCGACAGCAGGTTGCGCGGCACGCCGGACCTCGGGCAGTCCGCCGAGGCGTCGGACCGGGTTCCGGCCGGAACCCGTGCCACCGAGGCCACGCTCCGGCTCGACCGGGACGGGTCCGTCCACCTCGACCCGGCGGGGATTGGGGCCGATCTGCTGATCTCGCTCATCCTCGCCGGGTTGTTCGAGGCGCAGCTCGCCGACGTCGGGCGGCGGATCAAGACCTGCCGAAACCCCCGCTGCCGGGTGGCGTTCTACGACCGCTCCCGCAACAACAGCGGGGTCTGGCACTCCGTACGCGTCTGTGGGCACCCGACCAACCTGCGCGCCCACCGGGCGCGCCAACGGCAGGTGGACTGA
- a CDS encoding zf-HC2 domain-containing protein: protein MGCEQWREVLSTQLDGEETAAELTAAQGHLDGCAECRAWFTAATAVTRRVRTRLVVEVPDRTEAILAAAAATPARGSWWRRLTGRGRLATGLRPAFGRGGSLAGLRAAFGRGPLVAGLRSALGLLGAVQLVLGLAQVGRGSNADHLHPTGQHLWHESAAWNVAVGAGFLFVALRRSPPAGLLPMLSAFVGTLLLLSVNDLATGSVGGERLISHGFLVVGYLITVALSRPGLRPGGPAPQRQPTPSRWRFGSDEVDRPLRVVRPESYPAQAADRYAAPAAHSGRPRTGQGDERRAA from the coding sequence ATGGGGTGTGAGCAGTGGCGGGAGGTCCTGTCCACGCAGTTGGACGGGGAGGAGACCGCCGCCGAACTGACGGCGGCGCAGGGGCACCTCGACGGGTGTGCCGAGTGCCGGGCCTGGTTCACGGCGGCGACCGCGGTGACCCGTCGGGTTCGTACCCGGTTGGTTGTTGAGGTACCCGACCGGACGGAGGCGATCCTGGCCGCCGCCGCGGCGACGCCGGCCCGTGGGTCGTGGTGGCGGCGGCTGACCGGCCGAGGTCGGTTGGCGACCGGGCTGCGCCCGGCGTTCGGGCGTGGTGGGTCGCTCGCCGGCCTGCGCGCGGCGTTCGGACGTGGTCCGCTCGTCGCCGGCCTGCGGTCGGCGCTCGGGCTGCTCGGCGCGGTGCAACTGGTGCTCGGCCTGGCCCAGGTGGGCCGTGGCTCGAACGCCGACCACCTGCACCCCACCGGTCAGCACCTGTGGCACGAGTCAGCGGCGTGGAACGTGGCAGTGGGGGCGGGCTTCCTCTTCGTGGCGCTGCGCCGCAGCCCACCCGCCGGGCTGTTGCCGATGCTCAGCGCTTTCGTCGGCACGTTGCTGCTGCTGTCGGTCAACGACCTGGCCACCGGATCGGTGGGCGGCGAGCGGCTGATCAGCCACGGCTTCCTGGTGGTCGGCTACCTGATCACTGTGGCGCTGTCCCGGCCCGGCCTCCGGCCCGGTGGGCCGGCACCGCAACGGCAGCCGACACCTTCCCGCTGGCGGTTCGGGTCCGACGAGGTGGACCGGCCGCTGCGGGTGGTACGCCCCGAGTCGTACCCGGCGCAGGCCGCCGACCGGTACGCCGCTCCGGCAGCGCACAGCGGTCGGCCCCGCACCGGGCAGGGCGACGAGCGCCGGGCCGCCTGA
- a CDS encoding TRM11 family SAM-dependent methyltransferase: MTRYGLLILPATNRVYARAAIDLTRAELEIFGRSALDGRIGELDTEVVGGASYVTFTGDGLTERDLSVLGNLSAGYALFEIVGALLRPVEWSRLDRYDDDLLTIQKYPGKTNEQFTKLLLNVTLLASDWATEMTSRRFRVLDPLCGRGTTLNQALMYGFDAAGVERDQKDVEAYRAFITTWLKQKRVKHRVLESGPVRRERKVVGRRVRIELAPTREEHKAGQTQLLDVVNADTARSGEFFRPETVDLVVADTPYGVQHGSRTAGQGLARDPLALLADAAPVWARVLRPGGALGISWNTHVASRDDAAAALADAGLTVVDEEPYRALRHRVDQSIMRDVLVARRSA, encoded by the coding sequence ATGACGCGTTACGGCCTGCTGATCCTGCCCGCCACCAACCGGGTGTACGCCCGCGCCGCCATCGACCTCACCCGGGCCGAGCTGGAGATCTTCGGCCGCTCGGCGCTGGACGGCCGGATCGGCGAGCTGGACACCGAGGTCGTCGGCGGGGCGTCCTACGTCACGTTCACGGGCGACGGGCTGACCGAGCGTGACCTGTCCGTGCTGGGCAACCTCTCCGCCGGGTACGCGCTCTTCGAGATTGTCGGTGCGCTGCTGCGGCCGGTCGAGTGGAGTCGACTGGACCGCTACGACGACGACCTGCTCACCATCCAGAAGTACCCGGGCAAGACCAACGAGCAGTTCACCAAGCTGCTGCTCAACGTCACCCTGCTCGCCTCGGACTGGGCCACCGAGATGACCAGCCGCCGGTTTCGGGTGCTCGACCCGCTCTGCGGTCGGGGCACCACCCTCAACCAGGCGCTGATGTACGGCTTCGACGCCGCCGGGGTGGAGCGCGACCAGAAGGACGTCGAGGCGTACCGGGCGTTCATCACCACCTGGCTGAAGCAGAAGCGGGTCAAGCACCGGGTGCTGGAGTCGGGGCCGGTGCGGCGGGAGCGCAAGGTGGTCGGTCGGCGGGTACGGATCGAGCTGGCGCCGACCCGTGAGGAGCACAAGGCCGGCCAGACGCAGCTGCTGGACGTGGTCAACGCCGACACCGCCCGCTCGGGGGAGTTCTTCCGCCCGGAGACCGTGGACCTGGTCGTCGCCGATACCCCGTACGGCGTGCAGCACGGCAGTCGTACCGCTGGGCAGGGGTTGGCCCGCGACCCGCTGGCGCTGCTCGCGGACGCCGCGCCGGTCTGGGCCCGGGTGTTGCGCCCCGGCGGCGCGCTCGGGATCTCCTGGAACACCCACGTCGCCAGCCGGGACGACGCGGCGGCGGCGTTGGCCGACGCCGGCCTGACCGTGGTCGACGAGGAGCCCTACCGCGCGCTGCGGCACCGGGTGGACCAGTCGATCATGCGGGACGTGCTGGTGGCCCGCCGCTCGGCCTGA
- the kdpF gene encoding K(+)-transporting ATPase subunit F: MNAVNAVGLVLAIVLGAFLVFALLFPERF, encoded by the coding sequence GTGAACGCGGTCAACGCCGTCGGTCTGGTGCTCGCGATCGTCCTGGGCGCCTTCCTGGTGTTCGCCCTGTTGTTTCCGGAGCGTTTCTGA
- the kdpA gene encoding potassium-transporting ATPase subunit KdpA — translation MTMTTAGVIFVLTLVAALVASYKPFGDYMFRAVAGTKQSRVERGIYRLVGVNPAAEQTWGVYARSVLAFSAISILFLYLFQRVQNHLWLSLGFDPVVPHGAWNTAVSFVTNTNWQSYSGESTMGHLVQMAGLAVQNFVSAAVGIAVAVALVRGFARSRTGQLGNFWVDLTRIVLRILLPIAVLGAIVLMIGGAVQNLDGGTDVSTLTGGTQTITGGPVASQEVIKELGTNGGGFYNVNSAHPFENPTAWTNWLEIFLILLIPFSLPRVFGRMVGQNRQGYAIAAVMGILAFASVVITNVFELTGHGTVPQAVGAALEGKEVRFDVSNSATFAAATTLTSTGAVNSFHDSFTSLGGMMTMVNMMLGEVAPGGTGSGLYGLLILAVITVFVAGLMVGRTPEYLGKKIGSREIKFASLYFLITPILVLVGTAAAFATGNNTTALNVGPHGLSEVLYAFTSASNNNGSAFGGITVNTTWWDTALGLCMLLGRFLPLIFVLALAGSLARQAPTPASEGTLPTHRPLFIGMVVGVTVVLVALTFLPALALGPLAEGL, via the coding sequence ATGACCATGACAACAGCGGGCGTCATCTTCGTGCTGACCCTGGTGGCGGCCCTCGTCGCCAGCTACAAGCCGTTCGGCGACTACATGTTCCGGGCGGTCGCCGGCACCAAGCAGTCGCGGGTCGAGCGGGGCATCTACCGACTGGTCGGGGTGAACCCGGCCGCCGAGCAGACCTGGGGCGTGTACGCCCGCAGCGTGCTGGCGTTCTCCGCGATCTCGATCCTGTTTCTGTACCTGTTCCAGCGGGTGCAGAACCACCTGTGGCTGTCGCTGGGGTTCGACCCGGTGGTGCCGCACGGCGCGTGGAACACTGCCGTCTCGTTCGTGACCAACACGAACTGGCAGTCGTACTCGGGTGAGTCGACGATGGGCCACCTGGTGCAGATGGCCGGCCTGGCGGTGCAGAACTTCGTCTCCGCGGCGGTCGGCATCGCGGTGGCGGTCGCGCTGGTACGCGGCTTCGCCCGCAGCCGCACCGGGCAGCTCGGCAACTTCTGGGTCGACCTGACCCGGATCGTGCTGCGGATCCTGCTGCCGATCGCGGTGCTCGGCGCCATCGTGCTGATGATCGGCGGGGCGGTGCAGAACCTCGACGGCGGCACCGACGTGAGCACGCTGACCGGCGGCACCCAGACCATCACCGGCGGCCCGGTGGCCAGCCAGGAGGTCATCAAGGAGCTGGGCACCAACGGTGGCGGCTTCTACAACGTCAACAGCGCCCACCCGTTCGAGAACCCGACCGCGTGGACGAACTGGCTGGAGATCTTCCTGATCCTGCTGATCCCGTTCAGCCTGCCCCGGGTGTTCGGCCGGATGGTCGGGCAGAACCGGCAGGGCTACGCCATCGCGGCGGTGATGGGCATCCTCGCGTTCGCCAGCGTGGTCATCACCAACGTCTTCGAGCTGACCGGCCACGGCACGGTGCCGCAGGCCGTCGGCGCGGCCCTGGAGGGCAAGGAGGTGCGGTTCGACGTGTCGAACTCGGCCACCTTCGCCGCCGCCACCACACTCACCTCCACCGGCGCGGTGAACTCGTTCCACGACTCGTTCACCTCGCTCGGCGGCATGATGACGATGGTCAACATGATGCTCGGCGAGGTCGCGCCGGGCGGCACCGGTTCCGGTCTCTACGGCCTGCTCATCCTCGCGGTGATCACGGTCTTCGTGGCCGGGCTGATGGTGGGCCGCACCCCGGAGTACCTGGGCAAGAAGATCGGGTCGCGCGAGATCAAGTTCGCCTCGCTCTACTTCCTGATCACGCCGATTCTGGTGCTCGTCGGCACGGCGGCGGCGTTCGCCACCGGCAACAACACCACGGCGCTCAACGTCGGCCCGCACGGCCTCTCCGAAGTGCTGTACGCGTTCACCTCGGCCAGCAACAACAACGGCTCCGCCTTCGGCGGCATCACCGTCAACACCACCTGGTGGGACACCGCGCTCGGGCTGTGCATGCTGCTGGGCCGGTTCCTGCCGCTCATCTTCGTGCTCGCGTTGGCCGGCTCGCTGGCCCGCCAGGCACCCACCCCCGCGTCCGAGGGCACCCTGCCGACCCACCGACCGCTGTTCATCGGCATGGTCGTCGGCGTCACCGTGGTCCTCGTCGCGCTGACCTTCCTGCCCGCGCTCGCGCTCGGCCCGCTGGCAGAAGGGCTCTGA